In Ferrigenium kumadai, the DNA window GGAGTCGCTATGTCCGTCACTGAAATCGATCAATTGCTGGTGCGCTTCATCAGCGCTGTGGATCTGTTCAGAAAGATCGAGCCGGACGATGTCGCCGCGCTGCTGCGCCAGTCGATGCGCATCGATTTCGAGCCAGACGAACAGGTGTTCGGAGAAGGCGACGAGGGACACTCGATGTACATCGTCACCAAGGGGATGTTCGAGGTCTATCGGCACGTCGCGGGAAATCCCGTCTACATAGCCAGCATCGAGCCCGGCGAGCACTTCGGCGAGATCGCGCTGCTGGTGAACCGGCCGCGCAGCGCCTCGGTGCGCGCGACCCTCTCCAGTTCGGTGATCCGCCTGTCGAAACACGCAATCATGTCTGAGCACCGCGCCGCCGCCCTGCTGTTCCGCAACATGGCGCAATTGATGGCTCAACGGCTGGT includes these proteins:
- a CDS encoding cyclic nucleotide-binding domain-containing protein; amino-acid sequence: MSVTEIDQLLVRFISAVDLFRKIEPDDVAALLRQSMRIDFEPDEQVFGEGDEGHSMYIVTKGMFEVYRHVAGNPVYIASIEPGEHFGEIALLVNRPRSASVRATLSSSVIRLSKHAIMSEHRAAALLFRNMAQLMAQRLVSVDNEVILHKTGKYPAFHPESTPSPTAQDEYIVRRS